In Cynocephalus volans isolate mCynVol1 chromosome 13, mCynVol1.pri, whole genome shotgun sequence, a genomic segment contains:
- the MBD1 gene encoding methyl-CpG-binding domain protein 1 isoform X45 encodes MAEDWLDCPALGPGWKRREVFRKSGATCGRSDTYYQSPTGDKIRSKVELTRYLGPACDLTLFDFKQGILCYPAPKAHSLVVPSKKRKKPSRPAKTRKRQVGSQKGEVKKDAPGDDTKADTDTAPASFPEPRCCENCGISFSGDGTRRQRLKTLCKDCRAQRIAFNREQRMFKRVGCGECAACQVTEDCGACPTCLLQLPRDVASGLFCKCERRRCLRIVERSRGCGVCRGCQTQEDCGRCQVCLRPPRPGLRRQWRCVQRRCLRHLARRLRRRHQRCQRRPPLAVAPPAGKHGRRRGGCDSKMAAQRRPRAQPLPPLPPSQPPEPTELKRLLPSVCSESEDGAGSPPPCPRRKRPGSARRPHLGPTLKPPLATRTTRPGCAKAPMKQEAGGGFVLPPPGTDLVFLREGASSPVQVPGPAASSKEALLQEAQCSGLSWVVALPQVKQEKADALEEWTPGTAILTSPVLLPGCPSKAVDPGLPPVKQEPPDPEEDKKENKDDAASESAPEEEAGGAGTPVITEIFSLGGTRFRDTAVWLPRSKDLKKPGARKQ; translated from the exons ATGGCTGAGGACTGGCTGGACTGCCCAGCCCTGGGCCCTGGCTGGAAGCGCCGAGAGGTCTTTCGCAAGTCAGGGGCCACCTGCGGGCGCTCAGACACCTATTACCAGAG CCCCACAGGAGACAAGATCCGAAGCAAAGTTGAGTTGACCCGGTACCTGGGCCCTGCGTGTGACCTCACTCTCTTTGACTTCAAACAAGGCATCTTGTGCTATCCAGCCCCAAAG GCCCATTCCTTGGTCGTCCCCAGCAAGAAGCGAAAGAAGCCTTCGAGGCCAGCCAAGACACGGAAACGTCAGGTTGGATCCCAGAAGGGTGAGGTCAAGAAGGATGCGCCGGGGGATGATACCAAAGCTGACACTGACACAGCTCCAGCTTCATTCCCTGAGCCTAG GTGCTGTGAGAACTGTGGAATCAGCTTCTCAGGCGATGGTACCCGAAGGCAGCGGCTCAAGACATTGTGCAAGGACTGCCGAG cacAGAGAATTGCCTTCAACCGGGAGCAGAGGATGTTTAAG CGTGTGGGCTGTGGAGAGTGTGCAGCCTGCCAGGTAACTGAAGACTGTGGGgcctgccccacctgcctgctGCAGCTGCCCCGTGATGTAGCCTCGGGGCTATTCTGCAAGTGTGAGCGGAGACGCTGCCTCCGGATTGTGGAAAGG AGCCGAGGGTGCGGAGTGTGCCGGGGCTGTCAGACCCAAGAGGACTGTGGCCGTTGCCAAGTCTGCCTTCGCCCTCCCCGCCCTGGTCTCAGGCGTCAGTGGAGATGTGTCCAGCGGCGCTGCCTACGG CACCTTGCTCGCCGACTTCGTCGCCGCCATCAGCGATGTCAGCGACGCCCTCCCCTGGCTGTGGCTCCCCCTGCT GGTAAACATGGTCGCCGTAGGGGAGGCTGTGACTCCAAAATGGCTGCCCAACGACGTCCCCGAGCTCAGCCACTGCCTCCGCTTCCCCCATCACAGCCCCCAGAGCCCACAGAGCTG AAGCGGCTGCTGCCCAGTGTCTGTTCAGAGTCCGAAGATGGGGCAGGATCACCCCCACCTTGCCCTCGTCGAAAGAGGCCTGGCTCTGCTCGACGGCCCCATCTGGGCCCCACCCTGAAGCCCCCCTTGGCTACACGCACAACCCGACCAGGCTGTGCCAAGGCTCCAATGAAACAGGAAGCAGGTGGTGGCTTTGTGCTGCCCCCACCTGGCACCGACCTTGTGTTTTTACGGGAGGGCGCAAGTAGTCCTGTGCAGGTGCCAGGCCCTGCTGCATCTTCCAAAGAAGCCCTATTGCAG GAGGCCCAGTGCTCTGGCCTGAGTTGGGTTGTGGCCTTACCCCAGGTGAAGCAAGAGAAGGCGGATGCCCTGGAAGAGTGGACACCGGGCACAGCCATCCTGACTTCTCCTGTATTGCTGCCTGGCTGCCCTAGCAAG GCAGTAGACCCAGGCCTGCCACCTGTGAAGCAAGAGCCACCTGACCCTGAGGAGGATAAGAAGGAGAACAAGGATGACGCTGCCTCTGAATCGGCcccagaggaggaggcaggaggggctggCACGCCTGTG ATCACGGAGATTTTCAGCCTGGGTGGAACCCGCTTCCGGGACACAGCAGTCTGGTTGCCAAG GTCCAAGGACCTTAAAAAACCTGGAGCTAGAAAGCAGTAG
- the MBD1 gene encoding methyl-CpG-binding domain protein 1 isoform X46 — MAEDWLDCPALGPGWKRREVFRKSGATCGRSDTYYQSPTGDKIRSKVELTRYLGPACDLTLFDFKQGILCYPAPKAHSLVVPSKKRKKPSRPAKTRKRQVGSQKGEVKKDAPGDDTKADTDTAPASFPEPRCCENCGISFSGDGTRRQRLKTLCKDCRAQRIAFNREQRMFKRVGCGECAACQVTEDCGACPTCLLQLPRDVASGLFCKCERRRCLRIVERSRGCGVCRGCQTQEDCGRCQVCLRPPRPGLRRQWRCVQRRCLRGKHGRRRGGCDSKMAAQRRPRAQPLPPLPPSQPPEPTELHPRVLAPSPPAEFIYYCVDEDELKRLLPSVCSESEDGAGSPPPCPRRKRPGSARRPHLGPTLKPPLATRTTRPGCAKAPMKQEAGGGFVLPPPGTDLVFLREGASSPVQVPGPAASSKEALLQEAQCSGLSWVVALPQVKQEKADALEEWTPGTAILTSPVLLPGCPSKAVDPGLPPVKQEPPDPEEDKKENKDDAASESAPEEEAGGAGTPVITEIFSLGGTRFRDTAVWLPRSKDLKKPGARKQ, encoded by the exons ATGGCTGAGGACTGGCTGGACTGCCCAGCCCTGGGCCCTGGCTGGAAGCGCCGAGAGGTCTTTCGCAAGTCAGGGGCCACCTGCGGGCGCTCAGACACCTATTACCAGAG CCCCACAGGAGACAAGATCCGAAGCAAAGTTGAGTTGACCCGGTACCTGGGCCCTGCGTGTGACCTCACTCTCTTTGACTTCAAACAAGGCATCTTGTGCTATCCAGCCCCAAAG GCCCATTCCTTGGTCGTCCCCAGCAAGAAGCGAAAGAAGCCTTCGAGGCCAGCCAAGACACGGAAACGTCAGGTTGGATCCCAGAAGGGTGAGGTCAAGAAGGATGCGCCGGGGGATGATACCAAAGCTGACACTGACACAGCTCCAGCTTCATTCCCTGAGCCTAG GTGCTGTGAGAACTGTGGAATCAGCTTCTCAGGCGATGGTACCCGAAGGCAGCGGCTCAAGACATTGTGCAAGGACTGCCGAG cacAGAGAATTGCCTTCAACCGGGAGCAGAGGATGTTTAAG CGTGTGGGCTGTGGAGAGTGTGCAGCCTGCCAGGTAACTGAAGACTGTGGGgcctgccccacctgcctgctGCAGCTGCCCCGTGATGTAGCCTCGGGGCTATTCTGCAAGTGTGAGCGGAGACGCTGCCTCCGGATTGTGGAAAGG AGCCGAGGGTGCGGAGTGTGCCGGGGCTGTCAGACCCAAGAGGACTGTGGCCGTTGCCAAGTCTGCCTTCGCCCTCCCCGCCCTGGTCTCAGGCGTCAGTGGAGATGTGTCCAGCGGCGCTGCCTACGG GGTAAACATGGTCGCCGTAGGGGAGGCTGTGACTCCAAAATGGCTGCCCAACGACGTCCCCGAGCTCAGCCACTGCCTCCGCTTCCCCCATCACAGCCCCCAGAGCCCACAGAGCTG CACCCCAGAGTCCTGGCCCCCTCGCCACCTGCTGAGTTCATCTATTACTGTGTAGACGAGGACGAGCTA AAGCGGCTGCTGCCCAGTGTCTGTTCAGAGTCCGAAGATGGGGCAGGATCACCCCCACCTTGCCCTCGTCGAAAGAGGCCTGGCTCTGCTCGACGGCCCCATCTGGGCCCCACCCTGAAGCCCCCCTTGGCTACACGCACAACCCGACCAGGCTGTGCCAAGGCTCCAATGAAACAGGAAGCAGGTGGTGGCTTTGTGCTGCCCCCACCTGGCACCGACCTTGTGTTTTTACGGGAGGGCGCAAGTAGTCCTGTGCAGGTGCCAGGCCCTGCTGCATCTTCCAAAGAAGCCCTATTGCAG GAGGCCCAGTGCTCTGGCCTGAGTTGGGTTGTGGCCTTACCCCAGGTGAAGCAAGAGAAGGCGGATGCCCTGGAAGAGTGGACACCGGGCACAGCCATCCTGACTTCTCCTGTATTGCTGCCTGGCTGCCCTAGCAAG GCAGTAGACCCAGGCCTGCCACCTGTGAAGCAAGAGCCACCTGACCCTGAGGAGGATAAGAAGGAGAACAAGGATGACGCTGCCTCTGAATCGGCcccagaggaggaggcaggaggggctggCACGCCTGTG ATCACGGAGATTTTCAGCCTGGGTGGAACCCGCTTCCGGGACACAGCAGTCTGGTTGCCAAG GTCCAAGGACCTTAAAAAACCTGGAGCTAGAAAGCAGTAG
- the MBD1 gene encoding methyl-CpG-binding domain protein 1 isoform X48: protein MAEDWLDCPALGPGWKRREVFRKSGATCGRSDTYYQSPTGDKIRSKVELTRYLGPACDLTLFDFKQGILCYPAPKAHSLVVPSKKRKKPSRPAKTRKRQVGSQKGEVKKDAPGDDTKADTDTAPASFPEPRCCENCGISFSGDGTRRQRLKTLCKDCRAQRIAFNREQRMFKRVGCGECAACQVTEDCGACPTCLLQLPRDVASGLFCKCERRRCLRIVERSRGCGVCRGCQTQEDCGRCQVCLRPPRPGLRRQWRCVQRRCLRGKHGRRRGGCDSKMAAQRRPRAQPLPPLPPSQPPEPTELHPRVLAPSPPAEFIYYCVDEDELKRLLPSVCSESEDGAGSPPPCPRRKRPGSARRPHLGPTLKPPLATRTTRPGCAKAPMKQEAGGGFVLPPPGTDLVFLREGASSPVQVPGPAASSKEALLQVKQEKADALEEWTPGTAILTSPVLLPGCPSKAVDPGLPPVKQEPPDPEEDKKENKDDAASESAPEEEAGGAGTPVITEIFSLGGTRFRDTAVWLPRSKDLKKPGARKQ from the exons ATGGCTGAGGACTGGCTGGACTGCCCAGCCCTGGGCCCTGGCTGGAAGCGCCGAGAGGTCTTTCGCAAGTCAGGGGCCACCTGCGGGCGCTCAGACACCTATTACCAGAG CCCCACAGGAGACAAGATCCGAAGCAAAGTTGAGTTGACCCGGTACCTGGGCCCTGCGTGTGACCTCACTCTCTTTGACTTCAAACAAGGCATCTTGTGCTATCCAGCCCCAAAG GCCCATTCCTTGGTCGTCCCCAGCAAGAAGCGAAAGAAGCCTTCGAGGCCAGCCAAGACACGGAAACGTCAGGTTGGATCCCAGAAGGGTGAGGTCAAGAAGGATGCGCCGGGGGATGATACCAAAGCTGACACTGACACAGCTCCAGCTTCATTCCCTGAGCCTAG GTGCTGTGAGAACTGTGGAATCAGCTTCTCAGGCGATGGTACCCGAAGGCAGCGGCTCAAGACATTGTGCAAGGACTGCCGAG cacAGAGAATTGCCTTCAACCGGGAGCAGAGGATGTTTAAG CGTGTGGGCTGTGGAGAGTGTGCAGCCTGCCAGGTAACTGAAGACTGTGGGgcctgccccacctgcctgctGCAGCTGCCCCGTGATGTAGCCTCGGGGCTATTCTGCAAGTGTGAGCGGAGACGCTGCCTCCGGATTGTGGAAAGG AGCCGAGGGTGCGGAGTGTGCCGGGGCTGTCAGACCCAAGAGGACTGTGGCCGTTGCCAAGTCTGCCTTCGCCCTCCCCGCCCTGGTCTCAGGCGTCAGTGGAGATGTGTCCAGCGGCGCTGCCTACGG GGTAAACATGGTCGCCGTAGGGGAGGCTGTGACTCCAAAATGGCTGCCCAACGACGTCCCCGAGCTCAGCCACTGCCTCCGCTTCCCCCATCACAGCCCCCAGAGCCCACAGAGCTG CACCCCAGAGTCCTGGCCCCCTCGCCACCTGCTGAGTTCATCTATTACTGTGTAGACGAGGACGAGCTA AAGCGGCTGCTGCCCAGTGTCTGTTCAGAGTCCGAAGATGGGGCAGGATCACCCCCACCTTGCCCTCGTCGAAAGAGGCCTGGCTCTGCTCGACGGCCCCATCTGGGCCCCACCCTGAAGCCCCCCTTGGCTACACGCACAACCCGACCAGGCTGTGCCAAGGCTCCAATGAAACAGGAAGCAGGTGGTGGCTTTGTGCTGCCCCCACCTGGCACCGACCTTGTGTTTTTACGGGAGGGCGCAAGTAGTCCTGTGCAGGTGCCAGGCCCTGCTGCATCTTCCAAAGAAGCCCTATTGCAG GTGAAGCAAGAGAAGGCGGATGCCCTGGAAGAGTGGACACCGGGCACAGCCATCCTGACTTCTCCTGTATTGCTGCCTGGCTGCCCTAGCAAG GCAGTAGACCCAGGCCTGCCACCTGTGAAGCAAGAGCCACCTGACCCTGAGGAGGATAAGAAGGAGAACAAGGATGACGCTGCCTCTGAATCGGCcccagaggaggaggcaggaggggctggCACGCCTGTG ATCACGGAGATTTTCAGCCTGGGTGGAACCCGCTTCCGGGACACAGCAGTCTGGTTGCCAAG GTCCAAGGACCTTAAAAAACCTGGAGCTAGAAAGCAGTAG
- the MBD1 gene encoding methyl-CpG-binding domain protein 1 isoform X18: MAEDWLDCPALGPGWKRREVFRKSGATCGRSDTYYQSPTGDKIRSKVELTRYLGPACDLTLFDFKQGILCYPAPKAHSLVVPSKKRKKPSRPAKTRKRQVGSQKGEVKKDAPGDDTKADTDTAPASFPEPRCCENCGISFSGDGTRRQRLKTLCKDCRAQRIAFNREQRMFKRVGCGECAACQVTEDCGACPTCLLQLPRDVASGLFCKCERRRCLRIVERSRGCGVCRGCQTQEDCGRCQVCLRPPRPGLRRQWRCVQRRCLRHLARRLRRRHQRCQRRPPLAVAPPAGKHGRRRGGCDSKMAAQRRPRAQPLPPLPPSQPPEPTELHPRVLAPSPPAEFIYYCVDEDELPYTNRRQNRKCGDCAACLRRTDCGRCDFCCDKPKFGGSNQKRQKCRWRQCLQFAMKRLLPSVCSESEDGAGSPPPCPRRKRPGSARRPHLGPTLKPPLATRTTRPGCAKAPMKQEAGGGFVLPPPGTDLVFLREGASSPVQVPGPAASSKEALLQEAQCSGLSWVVALPQVKQEKADALEEWTPGTAILTSPVLLPGCPSKAVDPGLPPVKQEPPDPEEDKKENKDDAASESAPEEEAGGAGTPVITEIFSLGGTRFRDTAVWLPRSKDLKKPGARKQ, translated from the exons ATGGCTGAGGACTGGCTGGACTGCCCAGCCCTGGGCCCTGGCTGGAAGCGCCGAGAGGTCTTTCGCAAGTCAGGGGCCACCTGCGGGCGCTCAGACACCTATTACCAGAG CCCCACAGGAGACAAGATCCGAAGCAAAGTTGAGTTGACCCGGTACCTGGGCCCTGCGTGTGACCTCACTCTCTTTGACTTCAAACAAGGCATCTTGTGCTATCCAGCCCCAAAG GCCCATTCCTTGGTCGTCCCCAGCAAGAAGCGAAAGAAGCCTTCGAGGCCAGCCAAGACACGGAAACGTCAGGTTGGATCCCAGAAGGGTGAGGTCAAGAAGGATGCGCCGGGGGATGATACCAAAGCTGACACTGACACAGCTCCAGCTTCATTCCCTGAGCCTAG GTGCTGTGAGAACTGTGGAATCAGCTTCTCAGGCGATGGTACCCGAAGGCAGCGGCTCAAGACATTGTGCAAGGACTGCCGAG cacAGAGAATTGCCTTCAACCGGGAGCAGAGGATGTTTAAG CGTGTGGGCTGTGGAGAGTGTGCAGCCTGCCAGGTAACTGAAGACTGTGGGgcctgccccacctgcctgctGCAGCTGCCCCGTGATGTAGCCTCGGGGCTATTCTGCAAGTGTGAGCGGAGACGCTGCCTCCGGATTGTGGAAAGG AGCCGAGGGTGCGGAGTGTGCCGGGGCTGTCAGACCCAAGAGGACTGTGGCCGTTGCCAAGTCTGCCTTCGCCCTCCCCGCCCTGGTCTCAGGCGTCAGTGGAGATGTGTCCAGCGGCGCTGCCTACGG CACCTTGCTCGCCGACTTCGTCGCCGCCATCAGCGATGTCAGCGACGCCCTCCCCTGGCTGTGGCTCCCCCTGCT GGTAAACATGGTCGCCGTAGGGGAGGCTGTGACTCCAAAATGGCTGCCCAACGACGTCCCCGAGCTCAGCCACTGCCTCCGCTTCCCCCATCACAGCCCCCAGAGCCCACAGAGCTG CACCCCAGAGTCCTGGCCCCCTCGCCACCTGCTGAGTTCATCTATTACTGTGTAGACGAGGACGAGCTA CCCTACACGAACCGCCGGCAGAACCGCAAGTGCGGGGACTGTGCAGCCTGCCTACGGCGGACGGACTGTGGCCGCTGCGACTTCTGCTGCGACAAGCCCAAATTCGGGGGCAGCAACCAGAAGCGCCAGAAGTGTCGTTGGCGCCAGTGCCTGCAGTTTGCCATG AAGCGGCTGCTGCCCAGTGTCTGTTCAGAGTCCGAAGATGGGGCAGGATCACCCCCACCTTGCCCTCGTCGAAAGAGGCCTGGCTCTGCTCGACGGCCCCATCTGGGCCCCACCCTGAAGCCCCCCTTGGCTACACGCACAACCCGACCAGGCTGTGCCAAGGCTCCAATGAAACAGGAAGCAGGTGGTGGCTTTGTGCTGCCCCCACCTGGCACCGACCTTGTGTTTTTACGGGAGGGCGCAAGTAGTCCTGTGCAGGTGCCAGGCCCTGCTGCATCTTCCAAAGAAGCCCTATTGCAG GAGGCCCAGTGCTCTGGCCTGAGTTGGGTTGTGGCCTTACCCCAGGTGAAGCAAGAGAAGGCGGATGCCCTGGAAGAGTGGACACCGGGCACAGCCATCCTGACTTCTCCTGTATTGCTGCCTGGCTGCCCTAGCAAG GCAGTAGACCCAGGCCTGCCACCTGTGAAGCAAGAGCCACCTGACCCTGAGGAGGATAAGAAGGAGAACAAGGATGACGCTGCCTCTGAATCGGCcccagaggaggaggcaggaggggctggCACGCCTGTG ATCACGGAGATTTTCAGCCTGGGTGGAACCCGCTTCCGGGACACAGCAGTCTGGTTGCCAAG GTCCAAGGACCTTAAAAAACCTGGAGCTAGAAAGCAGTAG
- the MBD1 gene encoding methyl-CpG-binding domain protein 1 isoform X25: protein MAEDWLDCPALGPGWKRREVFRKSGATCGRSDTYYQSPTGDKIRSKVELTRYLGPACDLTLFDFKQGILCYPAPKAHSLVVPSKKRKKPSRPAKTRKRQVGSQKGEVKKDAPGDDTKADTDTAPASFPEPRCCENCGISFSGDGTRRQRLKTLCKDCRAQRIAFNREQRMFKRVGCGECAACQVTEDCGACPTCLLQLPRDVASGLFCKCERRRCLRIVERSRGCGVCRGCQTQEDCGRCQVCLRPPRPGLRRQWRCVQRRCLRHLARRLRRRHQRCQRRPPLAVAPPAGKHGRRRGGCDSKMAAQRRPRAQPLPPLPPSQPPEPTELQPYTNRRQNRKCGDCAACLRRTDCGRCDFCCDKPKFGGSNQKRQKCRWRQCLQFAMKRLLPSVCSESEDGAGSPPPCPRRKRPGSARRPHLGPTLKPPLATRTTRPGCAKAPMKQEAGGGFVLPPPGTDLVFLREGASSPVQVPGPAASSKEALLQEAQCSGLSWVVALPQVKQEKADALEEWTPGTAILTSPVLLPGCPSKAVDPGLPPVKQEPPDPEEDKKENKDDAASESAPEEEAGGAGTPVITEIFSLGGTRFRDTAVWLPRSKDLKKPGARKQ, encoded by the exons ATGGCTGAGGACTGGCTGGACTGCCCAGCCCTGGGCCCTGGCTGGAAGCGCCGAGAGGTCTTTCGCAAGTCAGGGGCCACCTGCGGGCGCTCAGACACCTATTACCAGAG CCCCACAGGAGACAAGATCCGAAGCAAAGTTGAGTTGACCCGGTACCTGGGCCCTGCGTGTGACCTCACTCTCTTTGACTTCAAACAAGGCATCTTGTGCTATCCAGCCCCAAAG GCCCATTCCTTGGTCGTCCCCAGCAAGAAGCGAAAGAAGCCTTCGAGGCCAGCCAAGACACGGAAACGTCAGGTTGGATCCCAGAAGGGTGAGGTCAAGAAGGATGCGCCGGGGGATGATACCAAAGCTGACACTGACACAGCTCCAGCTTCATTCCCTGAGCCTAG GTGCTGTGAGAACTGTGGAATCAGCTTCTCAGGCGATGGTACCCGAAGGCAGCGGCTCAAGACATTGTGCAAGGACTGCCGAG cacAGAGAATTGCCTTCAACCGGGAGCAGAGGATGTTTAAG CGTGTGGGCTGTGGAGAGTGTGCAGCCTGCCAGGTAACTGAAGACTGTGGGgcctgccccacctgcctgctGCAGCTGCCCCGTGATGTAGCCTCGGGGCTATTCTGCAAGTGTGAGCGGAGACGCTGCCTCCGGATTGTGGAAAGG AGCCGAGGGTGCGGAGTGTGCCGGGGCTGTCAGACCCAAGAGGACTGTGGCCGTTGCCAAGTCTGCCTTCGCCCTCCCCGCCCTGGTCTCAGGCGTCAGTGGAGATGTGTCCAGCGGCGCTGCCTACGG CACCTTGCTCGCCGACTTCGTCGCCGCCATCAGCGATGTCAGCGACGCCCTCCCCTGGCTGTGGCTCCCCCTGCT GGTAAACATGGTCGCCGTAGGGGAGGCTGTGACTCCAAAATGGCTGCCCAACGACGTCCCCGAGCTCAGCCACTGCCTCCGCTTCCCCCATCACAGCCCCCAGAGCCCACAGAGCTG CAGCCCTACACGAACCGCCGGCAGAACCGCAAGTGCGGGGACTGTGCAGCCTGCCTACGGCGGACGGACTGTGGCCGCTGCGACTTCTGCTGCGACAAGCCCAAATTCGGGGGCAGCAACCAGAAGCGCCAGAAGTGTCGTTGGCGCCAGTGCCTGCAGTTTGCCATG AAGCGGCTGCTGCCCAGTGTCTGTTCAGAGTCCGAAGATGGGGCAGGATCACCCCCACCTTGCCCTCGTCGAAAGAGGCCTGGCTCTGCTCGACGGCCCCATCTGGGCCCCACCCTGAAGCCCCCCTTGGCTACACGCACAACCCGACCAGGCTGTGCCAAGGCTCCAATGAAACAGGAAGCAGGTGGTGGCTTTGTGCTGCCCCCACCTGGCACCGACCTTGTGTTTTTACGGGAGGGCGCAAGTAGTCCTGTGCAGGTGCCAGGCCCTGCTGCATCTTCCAAAGAAGCCCTATTGCAG GAGGCCCAGTGCTCTGGCCTGAGTTGGGTTGTGGCCTTACCCCAGGTGAAGCAAGAGAAGGCGGATGCCCTGGAAGAGTGGACACCGGGCACAGCCATCCTGACTTCTCCTGTATTGCTGCCTGGCTGCCCTAGCAAG GCAGTAGACCCAGGCCTGCCACCTGTGAAGCAAGAGCCACCTGACCCTGAGGAGGATAAGAAGGAGAACAAGGATGACGCTGCCTCTGAATCGGCcccagaggaggaggcaggaggggctggCACGCCTGTG ATCACGGAGATTTTCAGCCTGGGTGGAACCCGCTTCCGGGACACAGCAGTCTGGTTGCCAAG GTCCAAGGACCTTAAAAAACCTGGAGCTAGAAAGCAGTAG
- the MBD1 gene encoding methyl-CpG-binding domain protein 1 isoform X39, protein MAEDWLDCPALGPGWKRREVFRKSGATCGRSDTYYQSPTGDKIRSKVELTRYLGPACDLTLFDFKQGILCYPAPKAHSLVVPSKKRKKPSRPAKTRKRQVGSQKGEVKKDAPGDDTKADTDTAPASFPEPRCCENCGISFSGDGTRRQRLKTLCKDCRAQRIAFNREQRMFKRVGCGECAACQVTEDCGACPTCLLQLPRDVASGLFCKCERRRCLRIVERSRGCGVCRGCQTQEDCGRCQVCLRPPRPGLRRQWRCVQRRCLRHLARRLRRRHQRCQRRPPLAVAPPAGKHGRRRGGCDSKMAAQRRPRAQPLPPLPPSQPPEPTELHPRVLAPSPPAEFIYYCVDEDELKRLLPSVCSESEDGAGSPPPCPRRKRPGSARRPHLGPTLKPPLATRTTRPGCAKAPMKQEAGGGFVLPPPGTDLVFLREGASSPVQVPGPAASSKEALLQEAQCSGLSWVVALPQVKQEKADALEEWTPGTAILTSPVLLPGCPSKAVDPGLPPVKQEPPDPEEDKKENKDDAASESAPEEEAGGAGTPVITEIFSLGGTRFRDTAVWLPRSKDLKKPGARKQ, encoded by the exons ATGGCTGAGGACTGGCTGGACTGCCCAGCCCTGGGCCCTGGCTGGAAGCGCCGAGAGGTCTTTCGCAAGTCAGGGGCCACCTGCGGGCGCTCAGACACCTATTACCAGAG CCCCACAGGAGACAAGATCCGAAGCAAAGTTGAGTTGACCCGGTACCTGGGCCCTGCGTGTGACCTCACTCTCTTTGACTTCAAACAAGGCATCTTGTGCTATCCAGCCCCAAAG GCCCATTCCTTGGTCGTCCCCAGCAAGAAGCGAAAGAAGCCTTCGAGGCCAGCCAAGACACGGAAACGTCAGGTTGGATCCCAGAAGGGTGAGGTCAAGAAGGATGCGCCGGGGGATGATACCAAAGCTGACACTGACACAGCTCCAGCTTCATTCCCTGAGCCTAG GTGCTGTGAGAACTGTGGAATCAGCTTCTCAGGCGATGGTACCCGAAGGCAGCGGCTCAAGACATTGTGCAAGGACTGCCGAG cacAGAGAATTGCCTTCAACCGGGAGCAGAGGATGTTTAAG CGTGTGGGCTGTGGAGAGTGTGCAGCCTGCCAGGTAACTGAAGACTGTGGGgcctgccccacctgcctgctGCAGCTGCCCCGTGATGTAGCCTCGGGGCTATTCTGCAAGTGTGAGCGGAGACGCTGCCTCCGGATTGTGGAAAGG AGCCGAGGGTGCGGAGTGTGCCGGGGCTGTCAGACCCAAGAGGACTGTGGCCGTTGCCAAGTCTGCCTTCGCCCTCCCCGCCCTGGTCTCAGGCGTCAGTGGAGATGTGTCCAGCGGCGCTGCCTACGG CACCTTGCTCGCCGACTTCGTCGCCGCCATCAGCGATGTCAGCGACGCCCTCCCCTGGCTGTGGCTCCCCCTGCT GGTAAACATGGTCGCCGTAGGGGAGGCTGTGACTCCAAAATGGCTGCCCAACGACGTCCCCGAGCTCAGCCACTGCCTCCGCTTCCCCCATCACAGCCCCCAGAGCCCACAGAGCTG CACCCCAGAGTCCTGGCCCCCTCGCCACCTGCTGAGTTCATCTATTACTGTGTAGACGAGGACGAGCTA AAGCGGCTGCTGCCCAGTGTCTGTTCAGAGTCCGAAGATGGGGCAGGATCACCCCCACCTTGCCCTCGTCGAAAGAGGCCTGGCTCTGCTCGACGGCCCCATCTGGGCCCCACCCTGAAGCCCCCCTTGGCTACACGCACAACCCGACCAGGCTGTGCCAAGGCTCCAATGAAACAGGAAGCAGGTGGTGGCTTTGTGCTGCCCCCACCTGGCACCGACCTTGTGTTTTTACGGGAGGGCGCAAGTAGTCCTGTGCAGGTGCCAGGCCCTGCTGCATCTTCCAAAGAAGCCCTATTGCAG GAGGCCCAGTGCTCTGGCCTGAGTTGGGTTGTGGCCTTACCCCAGGTGAAGCAAGAGAAGGCGGATGCCCTGGAAGAGTGGACACCGGGCACAGCCATCCTGACTTCTCCTGTATTGCTGCCTGGCTGCCCTAGCAAG GCAGTAGACCCAGGCCTGCCACCTGTGAAGCAAGAGCCACCTGACCCTGAGGAGGATAAGAAGGAGAACAAGGATGACGCTGCCTCTGAATCGGCcccagaggaggaggcaggaggggctggCACGCCTGTG ATCACGGAGATTTTCAGCCTGGGTGGAACCCGCTTCCGGGACACAGCAGTCTGGTTGCCAAG GTCCAAGGACCTTAAAAAACCTGGAGCTAGAAAGCAGTAG